In Psychrobacter ciconiae, the genomic window CGTTTGAGATTGCCAGTCAAGACAGTTTTGGCTTTGTGGTTCAAGATAATGATGGCACGGCGCTTGCGCATCGCTTTTTTTTATCGGGTCGGCACCATGCCAACTTGCCAAGGCTTCAGCGTGATTTGACTCAACTTTGCCAGACCTATGTAAATTGGCTGGGTCATGCGCCCTTTAGCGATTATACGTTTTTGACTTATGCCAGCGGTCAAGATTATGGCGGTCTTGAGCACATCAATTCAACCAGCCTTGTGACGCCGCGCTGTGATTTGCCGCGCTTTGATGAGCCGGAGTTGCCAAGTGCGCCGTATCAGCGCTTTTTGGGGCTTTGTAGCCATGAGTATTTTCATTCGTGGTGGGTAAAAACAGTTCGACCGTTTGGCATGGTTGATGCCGATTTTCGCCGTGAGGTGTTCACGCCGCTGCTTTGGGTCTTTGAGGGTTTTACGTCCTACATCGACGATTTTATGCTGCAAGCGTCAGGGCTGCTTGATAAAGCAAGCTACCTGACTTTGCTGAGCGATCAAATCAGCCGCTATTATCAAACCTTTGGTCGCGCCCATCAAAGCGTTGCTGAGTCAAGCTTTGATACGTGGATTAAGCTTTACCGCGCCGATGAAAATACGGCAAATGCGGGGGTCAGTTATTACAATAAAGGCGCGCTGGTGGCGCTGTGTTTGGACTTGTGGCTGCTCCAAAAAACGGCAGGGCAGTACCGTCTGTTTGATGTGGTTCGTGCATTTTATGATAAAGCAAAACAAGTGCCGCCTTCGCCAAAATATTCCGCCCTTGCCATCACTCCTAAAGATTTAACGGAATTGATGGGAACATTTGTTCCAGTTGAGGATTGGCTTGATTTTGAAGCGCGCTATGTCAATGGCGTGGAAAAATTGCCCATTGAACCCATGCTTGCGGCAACGGGCATCAAGATGTTTGCCGATACCCAAAACACGTTTGCCAAGCATGTGCCTTGGGGAATGCGCGTGGAAGACACGCCAAGCGGTCTTAAAGTTAATCGCGTGCTTCGAGATAGCATTGCCGCAAAAGCAGGGATTTCGGCAAATGATGTGATTGTTGCTATTGATGGCTTAAAAGCGGACAACAAGCAATTTGCCGTGCTAAGTGCAGCAAGGCCATCGGTTATTTGTCATCTGTTTCGCCGTGATGAGCTGTTAACCGTTACCGTTAACTTTGCCGAATTTGCGCCCGATGAGCCGTATCAAGTTCAGCTGAAGCAAGCAATTTTATCAAACGATGCTGCTGAAAATTTGCAAGTTACGCCTGCTTGGCAAGCTTGGCTTGGTGGTATGCCATGGTGCCAGTCAAATTAACCTAAATTTTTTAACAAAAAAATGGCAGCGGATAAGTTGCCGTTTTTTTTGATTGATTTGATTGAAGGGTTAATTAAAAGTTAAATGGTTAAAATTATTTGGTGGTAGGCTTTTTA contains:
- a CDS encoding M61 family metallopeptidase; the encoded protein is MSENNSLLINDNIHYDIDFARFNEHLVDVRLSFTAKVDAPTLWLPAWIAGSYLIREFARNITAVFYQIEDHQDNGKTTELKRAPKLDKQSWQLPEVSAGQKVTVSYEVYCYDLSVRTAYVDQSRLFGNFTSLSLAITDLEKNPVSVKLIVPEDFLLTNSDCKLACGLKSQKTRDQKLYFELTASDYFELIDHPFEIASQDSFGFVVQDNDGTALAHRFFLSGRHHANLPRLQRDLTQLCQTYVNWLGHAPFSDYTFLTYASGQDYGGLEHINSTSLVTPRCDLPRFDEPELPSAPYQRFLGLCSHEYFHSWWVKTVRPFGMVDADFRREVFTPLLWVFEGFTSYIDDFMLQASGLLDKASYLTLLSDQISRYYQTFGRAHQSVAESSFDTWIKLYRADENTANAGVSYYNKGALVALCLDLWLLQKTAGQYRLFDVVRAFYDKAKQVPPSPKYSALAITPKDLTELMGTFVPVEDWLDFEARYVNGVEKLPIEPMLAATGIKMFADTQNTFAKHVPWGMRVEDTPSGLKVNRVLRDSIAAKAGISANDVIVAIDGLKADNKQFAVLSAARPSVICHLFRRDELLTVTVNFAEFAPDEPYQVQLKQAILSNDAAENLQVTPAWQAWLGGMPWCQSN